CTCGACGCGGCCTTCGCCACGCTCAAGGAGCGCTGGGAAACGATCGACTTCGTGGTCCACGCGATCGGCTATTCCGACAAGACCCAGCTGCGCGGCCGCTATTACGACACCACGCTCGACAATTTCCTGATGACTATGAACATCTCGGTCTACAGCCTTGTCGCGGTGACCAAGCGCGCGATCGAAATGATGCCCAACGGCGGCTCGATCCTGACGCTGACCTATTACGGCGCGGAAAAGGTCGTGCCCCATTACAACGTGATGGGCGTTGCCAAGTCGGCACTGGAATCGAGCGTGCGCTATCTGGCCAACGACTGCGGCCCGCTGGGCGTGCGCGTCAACGCGATTTCGGCCGGCCCGATCAAGACACTGGCCGCCAGCGGGATCGGCGATTTCCGCTACATCCTCAAGTGGAACGAACTGAACTCGCCCTTGCGCCGCAACGCGACGATCGAGGACGTGGGCGGTTCGGGCCTCTACTTCCTGTCGGACCTTTCGGCAGGCGTGACCGGCGAAGTCCACCATGTCGACGCGGGCTATCACCTTGTCGGCATGAAGCAGGAAGACGCCCCGGACATCGCGCTGGGCTGATTCCCGCCACAAAACGGCACAAGAAAGCCACGAAGCGCCCCCGCTTCGTGGCTTTCTTTTTGTCCGCAGCCCGAAAGAGCGCGCAATGAAAGCGTTGTGCGATGCTGGATCCCTGTCTCGTCATTCCCGCGCAGGCGGGAATCCAGCTTGCGTGCTCTGTTTGCATGCGCAGCCGTCGGAACTGGATCCCCGCCTGCGCGGGGATGACGAATAAGGCTAACGGGAATCAGATTTTTATTCCACGCCTGTAGCGCTGTGCGCGCAAGGGCCAACAAAAGACTCGAGGGTTCCCCCAAGCCATGCGCCATCGGCGATTTGAAAAAGGAGATACAGGCAAACTGGAGCGGGCGAAGGGATTCGAACCACGCCCGTAGCGCTGCTGCGCGGAGGGCCAACAAAAGACTCGAGGGTTCCCCCAAGCCATGCGCCATCGGCGATTTGAAAAAGGAGATATAGGCAAACTGGAGCGGGCGAAGGGATTCGAACCCTCGACCCCAACCTTGGCAAGGTTGTGCTCTACCCCTGAGCTACGCCCGCTCGGCGTTTGCGTGGATGGCGGCGCGAAGCCTGCCACCCAAGGCATTGAAAACTGGAGCGGGCGAAGGGATTCGAACCCTCGACCCCAACCTTGGCAAGGTTGTGCTCTACCCCTGAGCTACGCCCGCTCGGCGTTTTCAGTGGGAGGCTGGATCAGCACTCCCGCTGGGGTGAGGCGGGCCAATAACGGGGTAACGCTGCGGGCGCAACAGCAAATTTGCGTTTTCCCCGGACTTTCCCGCAGGCACGGCGCCAAAGCCCGGATCGCCGGGCGCCAAGTGGGGAAAGCCTGTCGGGATTCGTGCCCTGAAAGTGCCTCGCCCCTTGCCGAACCGGGACGATTTCCCACATGGTGGCCCGAGATTCGATTTTGCGATCCGAGTTGCAGTGGAGACAGATAGTGGCAAGCCTGGGCCTCAACCTCGACGAACAGAAGGCGGTTGACCGCTTCCGCAAGGCTATCGTCGAACCTTCGATGACCAAGCTCGTCATCCTCGACTTCTGGGCCGAATGGTGCGGGCCGTGCAAGGCGCTGACCCCGGTTCTGGAAAAGGTCGCCGCTGACTATGCCGACAAGGGCGTGATCCTCGCCAAGGTCAATGTCGACGAGGAACAGTTCATCGCCGCGCAGTTTCAGGTGCGCTCGATCCCGACGGTCTATGCGATGTTCCAGGGCCAGCCGGTGGCCGACCTGACCCAGGCGCGCAGCGAATCGCAATTGAAGCAGTATCTCGACCAGATCCTGTCCCAGCTTCCGGTGGAACCGGGCGCACCGGGCGAGGAAGCGCCGCAGGACGTGGCCCCGCTGATCGCGATGGGCGAGGAGATTCTTGGGCAGGGCGATGGCGAGCGGGCGGCGACGATCTTCGCCCAGATCATCGAGATCGCGCCCGACAACACCCATGCCCATGCTGGCCTCATTCGCGCGCTGCTGGCAGCTGGCCACAAGGACGAGGCGCAGGCCGTGCTCGACGGGCTCGACCCCAAGCTGGCTCAGGACCCGGCGCTGGCCCAGGCCCGCGCCGCGCTGGCGCTGGCCGAGGAAGCCCCCGAGGAAGGCGAACTGGCGGGCCTTCGCGCCGCAGCCCTTGCCGCGCCCGACGACATGGAGGCCCAGCTGGCCTTCGCCAACGGCCTGTTCGCCGCCGGTGACCGTGATGCCGCCGCCGACAAGCTGCTGGCGATGGTTGCCGCCGACCGCACATGGAACGAGGGTGCGGCGCGCGCCCGCCTGCTCCAGATTTTCGAGGCGATCGGTCTGGAAGATCCGTGGGTGGCGCGCACCCGCCGCAAGCTGTCGACCGTGCTGTTCGGCTGATGCCCATGAGCGGGGCGGTCGACAGGATCAGGCTTTCGATCTTCCCGCTGTCCGGGGCGCTGCTGTTCCCCGGCCTGCAACTTCCGCTGCACATTTTCGAGCCGCGCTATCGGGCGATGGTGTCCGATGCGCTGGCCCGCGACCGGCGCATCGCGATGATCCAGCCGCAGGCCCCTGCCGAAGGGGCGCCGCTGTTCGCGGTGGGCTGTCTGGGCAAGATCGAGGATGTCGAGGCGCTGGAAGACGGGGGTTTCAACATTCTGCTGGCGGGCGTGGCGCGCTTTCGCGTGCTGCGCGAGCTGGACGTGAGCACGCCGTTTCGCCAGATCGAGGCGCAGCTTCTGGCCGATGACCCGGACGAAGTGCTCAGCGCGGTCGAGCGCGCCGGGTTCGAGCGCGAGGCGCGCACGTTTGCCGATGCACAGGGCTATTCGGTGGACTGGGATTCGGTGGCGCGGCTCGACGATCAATCGCTGATCAACGGCGTCTCGCAGATCGCCCCGTTCGATTTCGCGGCAAAACAGGCCCTGCTCGAAGCGCCCGGTCTGGCCGCGCGGTGCGAACTGCTGATCCAGCTCATGCAGTTCTTTGGCCGCCGCGACGCCGATGACGATGAAGTGACGTTGCAGTAAGGGGTGGGAAGAACAAGGGATCCCGCACGCCCCATTTTTCGTCATCCCCGCGTAGGCGGGGATCCAGTTTCGACGGTGGCGCATGCGAACAAGGCATGGATCTGGATTCCCGCCTGCGCGGGAATGACGAATACCTCTTTTTCTTCAGTCCTTTGGCGCCATTCCCCGCGCCATCTGGCCGAGCACGTCGCTCATTGCTGCCGCGATTTCCGCGTCGGGCAAATCGGCGTCGGCAATGGCGCGTTCCATCGCTTCGGCCCACTGGCCTGCGGTCTGCTTGTCGATGGCGAAGGGCTTGTGCATCGACATCATGCACTTGTCCGGATTGGCGACCCACCAGTCGCGCGGGCCGCCACACCATCCGGCAAGGAACGAGGGCAGCGAGGCGCGCATGGGGGTCAGATCGGGCGCGTGCATGGCGCGCAGCTCGGCATAGGCGGGGTCGGTTTCCATGAGGTCGTAGAACCGCTCCGTCACGCGGCGCAGCGGTTCGATCCCGCCGATGCGGTCGTATGGTGTCAGGGCGGGAGCTTCGGTCTGGGTCGCCACGGAAAGCCTTTCGCACGAGAAATCGTGAGAATTGCCTCTAGCCCGCGTGGCGCCCAGCGGCCTTGACCCCCGTCAAATCAGCAATCCAGCACGAAAGGCCCCGGCTGGCGATTTTCGAGCGCGGCCTGCGCGGCACCCGCCTGCGCCAGCGGGAAGCGCCCGCCAATGCCCAGCGGAAGCTCGGGCGCGGCGGCAAAGAACGCGCTGGCCTGTGCCTCCAGTTCGGGGCGGGTGGAAATATAGGCAAACAGGAACGGGCGGCTGAGCGTGGCCGACTTGGCGCCCAGACGCGCGATGTCGAGCGGCGGGATCGGGCCCGAAGCCTGCCCATAGTTGACCAGATGCCCGCGCGAGGACAGCGCGGCGAGCGAGCCGTCGAACGTGTCCTTGCCCACTGCGTC
The genomic region above belongs to Novosphingobium sp. IK01 and contains:
- the fabI gene encoding enoyl-ACP reductase FabI — encoded protein: MTGLMKGKRGLIMGLANDKSLAWGIARQLHEQGAELAFSYQGDALAKRVRPLAESLGSDFLIDCDVSDMDALDAAFATLKERWETIDFVVHAIGYSDKTQLRGRYYDTTLDNFLMTMNISVYSLVAVTKRAIEMMPNGGSILTLTYYGAEKVVPHYNVMGVAKSALESSVRYLANDCGPLGVRVNAISAGPIKTLAASGIGDFRYILKWNELNSPLRRNATIEDVGGSGLYFLSDLSAGVTGEVHHVDAGYHLVGMKQEDAPDIALG
- a CDS encoding group II truncated hemoglobin, yielding MATQTEAPALTPYDRIGGIEPLRRVTERFYDLMETDPAYAELRAMHAPDLTPMRASLPSFLAGWCGGPRDWWVANPDKCMMSMHKPFAIDKQTAGQWAEAMERAIADADLPDAEIAAAMSDVLGQMARGMAPKD
- a CDS encoding tetratricopeptide repeat protein; this translates as MGLNLDEQKAVDRFRKAIVEPSMTKLVILDFWAEWCGPCKALTPVLEKVAADYADKGVILAKVNVDEEQFIAAQFQVRSIPTVYAMFQGQPVADLTQARSESQLKQYLDQILSQLPVEPGAPGEEAPQDVAPLIAMGEEILGQGDGERAATIFAQIIEIAPDNTHAHAGLIRALLAAGHKDEAQAVLDGLDPKLAQDPALAQARAALALAEEAPEEGELAGLRAAALAAPDDMEAQLAFANGLFAAGDRDAAADKLLAMVAADRTWNEGAARARLLQIFEAIGLEDPWVARTRRKLSTVLFG
- a CDS encoding LON peptidase substrate-binding domain-containing protein, producing the protein MSGAVDRIRLSIFPLSGALLFPGLQLPLHIFEPRYRAMVSDALARDRRIAMIQPQAPAEGAPLFAVGCLGKIEDVEALEDGGFNILLAGVARFRVLRELDVSTPFRQIEAQLLADDPDEVLSAVERAGFEREARTFADAQGYSVDWDSVARLDDQSLINGVSQIAPFDFAAKQALLEAPGLAARCELLIQLMQFFGRRDADDDEVTLQ